From one Planktothrix agardhii NIES-204 genomic stretch:
- a CDS encoding putative ABC transporter permease protein, whose product MLFPLVWLVSTAFKSPSENIFQFPPQFIPRQPTFQNFIKVWQTNPFGRYLFNSSFVALLTVSLNLLFCSLAAYPLARLNFKGRDGIFTAIIATIMIPFQIVMIPLYILTVQLELRNSYLGIIFPSIASAFGIFLLRQAFQSVPKELEEAARIDGCSELGIWWNVMIPAVKPALITLAIFVFIGSWSDFLWPLLVLDQPDFYTMPLGVATLAGTFSLDWRLIAAGSVISIAPVLLLFLILQRYIVPTDAGSGVKG is encoded by the coding sequence ATGCTATTTCCTCTGGTTTGGTTAGTCAGTACCGCCTTTAAATCTCCCAGTGAAAATATCTTTCAATTTCCACCCCAATTTATTCCCCGTCAACCGACATTTCAGAATTTTATTAAGGTCTGGCAAACTAATCCTTTTGGGCGGTATTTATTTAATAGTTCTTTTGTCGCCCTATTAACAGTTAGTTTAAATTTATTATTTTGTTCCTTAGCCGCCTATCCCCTAGCGAGATTAAACTTTAAAGGCAGAGATGGCATTTTTACAGCCATTATTGCCACCATCATGATTCCTTTTCAAATTGTGATGATTCCCTTGTATATACTAACCGTACAATTAGAATTAAGAAATAGTTATTTGGGAATTATTTTTCCCAGTATTGCCTCGGCATTTGGTATATTTCTGTTAAGACAAGCCTTTCAAAGTGTCCCTAAAGAGTTAGAAGAAGCCGCTAGAATTGATGGCTGTTCAGAATTAGGAATTTGGTGGAATGTGATGATACCTGCGGTTAAACCCGCCTTAATTACCCTAGCAATATTTGTGTTTATTGGGTCGTGGAGTGACTTTCTCTGGCCCCTATTAGTTTTAGACCAACCGGACTTCTATACAATGCCTTTAGGAGTAGCAACCCTAGCCGGAACATTCTCCCTCGACTGGCGATTAATTGCGGCGGGCTCTGTAATTTCTATTGCCCCCGTTTTGCTATTATTCTTAATATTACAACGCTATATTGTACCCACAGATGCCGGGTCAGGGGTAAAAGGGTGA
- a CDS encoding 5-formyltetrahydrofolate cyclo-ligase: MFNQNKTELRRLLIKQRRSIATREYQEKSDRICQNLQKNLLFEQAKTILSYFSFRQEPDLSLLLNNTDKKWGFPRCVEQSLSWHYWQHGETYDINSYGIIEPDANLMQLHPSEVDLILVPSVACDPQGYRLGYGGGFYDRMLSLSEWNLIPTVGIIFDFAYVPQLPIDAWDKPLNAVCTDSQFINVSYCLPA; encoded by the coding sequence ATGTTTAATCAAAATAAAACCGAATTAAGACGTTTATTAATTAAACAACGTCGTTCAATTGCAACCAGAGAATATCAGGAAAAAAGCGATCGCATTTGTCAAAACTTACAAAAAAATCTCCTATTTGAACAAGCAAAAACAATTTTATCCTATTTCAGTTTTCGCCAAGAACCCGATTTAAGTTTATTATTGAATAACACCGATAAAAAATGGGGGTTTCCCCGTTGTGTTGAACAATCTTTAAGCTGGCATTATTGGCAACATGGGGAAACCTATGATATTAATAGTTATGGTATTATTGAACCCGATGCTAATTTAATGCAACTACATCCGAGTGAAGTTGACTTAATCTTAGTACCATCCGTTGCTTGTGATCCTCAAGGATATCGGTTAGGATATGGAGGTGGATTTTATGACCGAATGTTAAGTCTATCCGAATGGAATTTAATTCCGACGGTGGGAATTATTTTTGATTTTGCTTATGTTCCTCAATTACCAATTGATGCTTGGGATAAACCTTTAAACGCGGTTTGTACAGACTCTCAATTTATTAATGTTTCCTATTGTTTACCCGCTTAA
- a CDS encoding alpha/beta hydrolase fold protein: MTDNMFPSFLPESVQKLTEATSIAFAQNLRCEPISTPLREQPIQTTYIRQGQGGTPILLIHGFDSSVFEYRRLLPLLATENETFAVDILGFGFTERGTEFKLNRSEIATHLYSFWQDLINQPVILVGASMGGAVALDFTLLYPEAVKSLVLLDSAGMKPGPVMGKFLLPPFDYLATEFLRNPKVRQAISESAYFDKTFASVDAQICAALHLEIMGWNQGLIRFSKTGGYGNFGKQLNNIQQQTLILWGDHDKILGTKDAYKFEKAIPHSQLIWVKNSGHVPHLEQPQTTAQYILDFVKN; encoded by the coding sequence ATGACTGATAATATGTTTCCGAGTTTTCTCCCTGAATCTGTACAGAAATTAACCGAAGCCACTTCCATCGCCTTCGCTCAAAATCTCAGATGTGAACCCATTTCTACTCCTTTACGAGAGCAACCGATTCAAACCACTTATATTCGTCAAGGTCAGGGGGGAACCCCGATTTTATTAATTCATGGATTTGATAGTTCTGTCTTTGAATATCGGCGATTATTACCATTATTAGCCACAGAAAATGAAACTTTTGCCGTGGATATTTTAGGGTTTGGATTCACAGAACGGGGAACAGAATTTAAGTTAAATCGCTCGGAAATAGCCACTCATTTATATTCATTCTGGCAAGATTTAATTAATCAACCTGTGATTTTGGTTGGGGCTTCCATGGGGGGTGCAGTTGCCTTGGATTTTACCCTATTGTATCCTGAAGCGGTGAAGTCTCTGGTATTATTAGACAGTGCTGGTATGAAACCAGGGCCAGTCATGGGTAAGTTTTTATTACCGCCTTTTGATTATTTAGCTACGGAATTTTTAAGGAATCCTAAAGTTCGTCAAGCGATTAGTGAAAGTGCTTATTTTGATAAAACTTTTGCGTCTGTCGATGCTCAAATTTGTGCCGCCTTGCATTTAGAAATTATGGGTTGGAATCAAGGCTTGATTAGGTTTAGTAAAACCGGGGGATATGGAAATTTTGGTAAGCAATTGAATAATATTCAACAACAAACCTTGATTTTATGGGGAGATCATGATAAGATATTAGGAACTAAAGATGCGTATAAATTTGAAAAAGCTATTCCCCACTCTCAATTGATTTGGGTTAAAAACTCCGGTCATGTTCCCCATTTAGAACAACCCCAAACCACGGCACAATATATTTTAGATTTTGTGAAAAATTAA
- a CDS encoding DnaJ domain protein — protein MATTPLTPKVQEEITKLSQKSQKSETFSKDQELTEKYDRILKTPSEKPSKIQPLKIQDLKEAIYEHFGVKNTDELKKSERFKMATDGMDKLNFGEKQTWEKLYRKWIDILPDETNEEGYGCINGSNIFKYFRPWQVFNLDSKTATQDDIKTAFRQLSKIYHPDNQETGDRKIFERLTQMYNSLIAAIPKKS, from the coding sequence ATGGCAACTACACCTCTAACTCCAAAAGTACAAGAAGAAATTACCAAACTTTCCCAAAAGTCTCAGAAATCAGAAACCTTTTCAAAAGATCAGGAACTTACTGAAAAGTATGACAGGATATTAAAGACACCCTCAGAAAAACCTTCAAAAATTCAACCACTTAAAATTCAAGACCTTAAAGAAGCGATATATGAACACTTTGGCGTTAAAAATACTGATGAATTAAAAAAATCAGAACGATTCAAAATGGCAACTGATGGGATGGATAAATTAAATTTCGGCGAAAAACAAACTTGGGAAAAATTATATCGTAAATGGATTGATATTTTACCCGATGAAACTAACGAAGAAGGCTATGGTTGTATTAATGGTAGTAACATTTTTAAATACTTTCGACCTTGGCAGGTTTTTAATTTAGACTCTAAGACGGCAACCCAAGATGATATTAAAACAGCTTTTCGTCAATTATCTAAAATTTATCATCCAGATAATCAAGAAACAGGCGATCGCAAAATATTTGAACGTCTAACGCAAATGTATAATAGTCTAATTGCGGCAATACCTAAAAAGTCTTAA
- a CDS encoding ABC transporter ATP-binding protein gives MIPTEVNEAQSTISPKAAYYSPNTKVKPIGIQSCGVEMAYKSGRQTVKVLENINFEVEQGDIQLLMGPSGSGKTTLLSIIAGLLTPTAGKVFLLGEEITKLSRTQLAEFRLHNIGFIFQGFNLFPALTALENVELALHLKGIRRRNAKEEAKTRLEQVGLQDKIHLLPQDLSGGQKQRVAVARALTGEPPLIMADEPTAALDSTSGRGVIDLLKTLAKQGNTTVLIVTHDPRIMDVADSILTLEDGRIKN, from the coding sequence ATGATACCAACTGAAGTTAACGAGGCACAATCCACTATATCCCCCAAGGCTGCATACTATTCACCTAATACCAAAGTTAAGCCGATTGGAATTCAATCTTGTGGTGTGGAAATGGCTTATAAATCTGGACGACAAACTGTTAAAGTCCTGGAAAATATTAATTTTGAAGTCGAACAAGGTGATATTCAACTGTTAATGGGGCCAAGTGGATCGGGTAAAACCACATTGCTATCAATTATTGCGGGACTTTTAACCCCGACGGCTGGAAAGGTATTTTTATTAGGTGAAGAAATTACCAAATTGTCTCGGACTCAATTGGCAGAATTTCGTTTACATAATATTGGTTTTATTTTCCAAGGATTTAATTTATTTCCCGCTTTAACGGCTTTAGAAAATGTGGAATTAGCCCTTCACCTCAAAGGAATTAGGCGAAGAAATGCGAAAGAAGAGGCAAAAACTCGCTTAGAACAAGTTGGTTTACAGGATAAAATTCATCTGCTACCCCAGGATTTATCGGGTGGTCAAAAACAACGGGTAGCAGTGGCGCGAGCGTTAACAGGAGAGCCCCCCTTAATTATGGCTGATGAACCTACGGCGGCTTTAGATTCTACCAGTGGTAGGGGAGTAATTGATCTGTTAAAAACCTTAGCTAAACAAGGAAATACTACGGTATTAATAGTGACACACGATCCCCGAATTATGGATGTGGCTGATAGTATTTTGACCTTAGAAGATGGCAGGATTAAAAATTAA
- a CDS encoding putative ABC transporter ATP-binding protein: MTTLISPNNSPQSRETDWRLLGAVAGYAQRNRRLLILCLILLIPLSVSGAVQPILIGQAISLIRQEPTALPFLREMSLSDGLNVLVIILLITILFRFLLQAIQGYWVQKIGQQMTTDIRNDLFYHVTSLAVKFFDRTPVGRLITRLTSDVDALGDVFSTGAIGIVNDLFSILVIAILMFMMEWKLALILVLMMVPVTAVIVYFQQQYRKENYKSRDELSNLNSQFQENMVGIGVVQLFRRERFNSELFRATNLRYIKAVDKTIFYDSAVSATLEWIALIAIGVVLWFGGRQVIENDLSFGTLSAFILYAQRLFDPLRQFAEKFTAIQAGLTAIERINNILNEPIEIQDLDQITAHLSTLDSNDHNWVQMGEIRFENVWFAYKDDDYVIKNLNLTIRPGEKVALVGPTGAGKSTIIRLLCRLYEPTQGRILVDGIDIRELRQTELRRHIGVILQDGFLFAGDVKSNITLGESYSLAEIQQAAEKTNINRFIEQLPQGYNTELRERGTNLSSGQKQLLAFARAAIRNPQILVLDEATANLDVGTEVLIQEALERLLKERTAIIIAHRLSTIRNVDRILVLKRGQLVESGSHDELVAQNGLYASLYSLQMLTI; the protein is encoded by the coding sequence ATGACTACCCTAATTTCTCCTAACAATTCCCCTCAATCCCGTGAAACAGATTGGCGCTTACTCGGCGCGGTTGCGGGGTATGCACAACGGAATCGACGGTTATTAATTTTGTGCTTAATTTTATTAATTCCCCTCTCGGTTTCCGGTGCAGTTCAACCGATTTTAATTGGACAAGCGATTTCTTTAATTCGTCAAGAACCGACAGCCCTTCCCTTCCTTAGAGAAATGTCTCTATCGGATGGATTGAACGTTTTAGTTATTATTCTTCTAATTACTATTTTATTCCGATTTTTATTGCAAGCCATTCAAGGATATTGGGTGCAAAAAATAGGTCAACAAATGACGACCGATATTCGGAATGATTTATTTTATCATGTCACTTCTTTAGCTGTAAAATTTTTCGATCGCACTCCCGTCGGACGATTAATTACCCGTTTAACCAGTGATGTTGATGCCTTGGGGGATGTATTTTCTACGGGTGCAATTGGGATTGTTAATGATTTATTTTCCATTTTAGTCATTGCTATTTTGATGTTTATGATGGAATGGAAATTAGCATTAATCTTGGTTTTAATGATGGTTCCGGTAACGGCTGTAATTGTTTATTTTCAACAACAATACCGGAAAGAGAACTATAAATCAAGAGACGAACTTTCTAATCTTAATTCCCAATTTCAAGAAAATATGGTGGGAATCGGGGTTGTACAATTATTCCGTCGAGAAAGATTTAATTCTGAATTATTTCGAGCTACTAATCTTCGATATATTAAAGCAGTTGATAAAACTATTTTTTATGATTCGGCGGTATCTGCAACCTTGGAATGGATTGCCTTAATTGCGATTGGCGTTGTTCTTTGGTTTGGGGGCCGACAAGTTATAGAAAATGACTTGAGTTTTGGGACGTTATCGGCTTTTATTTTATATGCCCAAAGATTATTTGATCCCCTACGACAATTTGCCGAAAAATTCACTGCTATTCAAGCAGGATTAACAGCCATTGAACGGATTAATAATATTCTGAATGAACCCATAGAAATTCAGGATCTTGATCAAATTACTGCCCATCTTTCCACCTTAGATTCTAATGATCATAACTGGGTACAAATGGGAGAAATTCGGTTTGAAAATGTTTGGTTTGCCTATAAAGATGATGACTATGTGATCAAAAACCTGAATTTAACTATTCGTCCAGGGGAAAAAGTAGCTTTAGTCGGGCCAACAGGAGCCGGAAAAAGTACGATTATTCGGCTATTGTGTCGATTATATGAACCCACTCAAGGACGAATTTTAGTTGATGGCATTGATATTCGAGAGTTACGTCAAACCGAACTTAGACGTCATATCGGGGTGATTTTACAGGATGGTTTTTTATTCGCTGGAGATGTTAAAAGTAATATTACCCTAGGAGAATCCTATAGTTTGGCAGAAATTCAACAGGCGGCGGAAAAAACCAATATAAATCGTTTTATTGAACAGTTACCCCAAGGATATAATACCGAATTACGAGAACGGGGAACGAATTTATCCAGTGGTCAAAAACAACTGTTAGCCTTTGCCCGGGCAGCGATTCGGAATCCTCAAATTTTAGTTTTAGATGAAGCAACGGCTAATTTAGATGTGGGAACGGAAGTTTTAATTCAAGAAGCCTTAGAACGTCTGTTAAAAGAACGTACCGCTATTATTATTGCTCACCGTCTTTCAACGATTAGAAATGTGGATCGAATTTTAGTATTAAAACGGGGGCAATTAGTTGAGTCGGGAAGTCATGATGAACTCGTGGCACAAAATGGGTTATATGCCAGTTTATACAGCCTGCAAATGTTAACAATATAG
- the sir gene encoding ferredoxin-sulfite reductase, which yields MTLSTTPPKVSKPSKVEGLKERSNSLREPLATELLNDLNYFSEDAIQILKFHGSYQQDNRDNRVKGQEKDYGMMLRTRSPGGFIPPQLYLTIDQLSDEYGNHTIRATTRQGFQLHGILKKNLKTVLASIVNSMGSTLGACGDINRNVMAPTAPYKNRSDYEYARTYANNIADLLTPQTGAYYEIWLDGEKVITAEEHPEVKAARIRNTNGTNYTDSEEPIYGTYYLPRKFKCAVTVPGDNSIDIYTQDLGLVVITNAAGELEGFNILAGGGLGRTHNKEETFARVADEIGYVDKADIYDAVKAIVATQRDYGDRSNRRHARMKYLIHDWGVDKFKAKAEEYFGKAFKPFKSLPAWKYQDYLGWHEQGDGQLFLGISIENGRIKDEGNFRLKTVLRQIVEQFETPMLVTGNQNVILYEISPEVQPKIQTLLKEHGIKTETEIDPLERYAMACPAFPTCGLAITESERVIPSLLGRIRVLLDNVGLQPEHFVIRMTGCPNGCARPYMAELGFVGSAPDAYQIWLGGSPNQTRLAQAFVNRLSIHDLETFLTPILVYFKQDRKVGESFGDFCDRVGFDELRKFMTSYSTTASMNIETQEAPVFTGSQTLPEMIDADSDNPVDPSKIRHRVSVRDSVYNQLKAESKRLGKPVVELATQAIEEYLEKLKVE from the coding sequence ATGACTTTATCCACAACACCTCCCAAGGTCAGTAAACCCTCAAAAGTAGAAGGGCTCAAAGAACGCAGTAACAGCTTGCGAGAACCCCTCGCCACAGAACTTTTAAATGATTTGAACTACTTCTCTGAAGATGCGATTCAGATTCTCAAGTTTCATGGTTCCTACCAACAAGATAACCGAGATAATCGGGTAAAAGGGCAAGAAAAAGACTATGGAATGATGCTGCGAACCCGCAGTCCTGGGGGTTTTATTCCGCCTCAATTGTATTTAACGATTGATCAGTTATCCGACGAATATGGCAACCATACGATTCGGGCTACCACTCGTCAAGGGTTCCAATTACACGGAATTTTAAAGAAAAATCTGAAAACGGTTTTGGCTTCTATTGTTAATAGTATGGGGTCAACTTTAGGGGCTTGTGGAGATATTAACCGCAATGTGATGGCGCCGACCGCACCTTATAAAAATCGTTCTGATTATGAATATGCCCGGACTTATGCTAATAATATTGCCGATCTATTAACTCCCCAAACCGGAGCCTATTATGAAATTTGGTTAGACGGGGAAAAAGTTATTACCGCCGAAGAACACCCGGAGGTTAAAGCTGCCCGAATTCGGAATACCAATGGCACGAATTATACCGACTCGGAAGAACCGATCTATGGCACTTATTATCTGCCTCGGAAGTTTAAATGTGCGGTCACAGTTCCGGGGGATAATTCCATTGATATCTACACCCAAGATTTGGGTTTAGTGGTAATTACAAATGCTGCTGGAGAGTTAGAAGGATTTAATATTTTAGCTGGGGGAGGTTTAGGACGCACGCATAATAAGGAAGAAACCTTTGCCCGGGTCGCCGATGAAATTGGCTATGTCGATAAAGCAGATATTTATGATGCGGTAAAAGCCATTGTTGCAACTCAACGGGATTATGGCGATCGCAGCAACCGACGTCACGCCCGAATGAAATATTTAATTCATGATTGGGGGGTGGATAAATTCAAGGCAAAAGCTGAAGAATATTTTGGCAAAGCCTTTAAACCCTTTAAATCTTTACCTGCTTGGAAATATCAAGATTATTTGGGATGGCATGAACAGGGGGATGGTCAATTATTTCTGGGCATTTCGATTGAAAATGGTCGGATCAAAGATGAAGGAAATTTCCGCCTTAAAACAGTTTTACGCCAAATTGTAGAACAGTTTGAAACTCCGATGTTAGTCACCGGAAACCAAAATGTGATTCTGTATGAAATTTCCCCAGAAGTTCAACCCAAAATTCAAACCCTGCTCAAAGAACACGGAATCAAAACCGAAACCGAAATTGATCCCCTAGAACGTTATGCCATGGCTTGTCCGGCATTTCCGACCTGTGGATTAGCGATCACAGAATCAGAACGGGTCATCCCTAGTCTATTGGGACGGATTCGGGTATTGTTGGACAATGTGGGTTTGCAACCAGAGCATTTTGTCATTCGGATGACTGGATGCCCCAATGGTTGCGCCAGACCCTACATGGCGGAGTTAGGCTTTGTTGGCAGCGCCCCCGATGCCTACCAGATTTGGCTGGGGGGCTCTCCGAATCAGACACGATTAGCTCAAGCTTTTGTTAATCGCTTATCCATTCACGATCTTGAAACTTTTCTGACTCCGATTTTAGTTTATTTTAAACAGGATCGGAAAGTTGGGGAGAGTTTTGGTGATTTTTGTGATCGTGTCGGCTTTGACGAGCTTCGCAAATTTATGACCTCTTACTCAACGACTGCCTCAATGAATATTGAAACTCAAGAAGCACCCGTTTTTACAGGTAGCCAGACCCTACCAGAGATGATTGATGCTGATTCTGATAACCCGGTTGATCCGAGCAAAATTCGGCATCGGGTCAGTGTGCGCGATTCTGTTTATAATCAGTTGAAAGCTGAATCTAAACGTTTGGGAAAACCAGTGGTTGAGTTAGCCACCCAAGCGATTGAAGAATATTTGGAAAAACTGAAAGTAGAATAG
- the trpD gene encoding anthranilate phosphoribosyltransferase, with amino-acid sequence MTNPDPSQTNPNLWPQLLQQLLDRQSLSITQASQLMQGWLLETIPPVLSGAILAAIQAKGVSATELTGMASVLQSFGSSDTLTKSNSGIISNYRVIDTCGTGGDGASTFNISTTVAFIATAAGVPVAKHGNRSASSKVGSADVLEALGINLKAPSEKVKQALSTVGITFLFAPGWHPALKAVAQLRQTLKVRTVFNLLGPLVNPLYPTGQIIGVFDPKMLPIIAQALNQLGTEVAIVLHGRERLDEAGLGDITDLAILSQGEVKAATLNPQELGLTFAPLTALKGGEVQENSEILRNLLQGKGTQAQKDVVALNGSLALQVAGVVPMGDHQHGIRLAQEILHSGAAWSKLEELVKFLQD; translated from the coding sequence ATGACAAATCCTGATCCATCCCAAACTAATCCCAATCTTTGGCCGCAATTATTACAACAACTGTTAGACCGCCAATCCCTTTCTATCACCCAAGCCTCACAATTAATGCAGGGATGGCTCTTAGAAACAATTCCTCCCGTCCTTTCTGGGGCGATTTTGGCGGCGATACAAGCCAAAGGAGTATCAGCGACGGAATTAACCGGAATGGCCTCGGTTTTACAATCCTTTGGCTCCTCGGATACCCTCACCAAAAGCAATTCCGGCATCATTTCTAACTACCGCGTGATTGATACCTGCGGCACCGGGGGTGATGGAGCTTCCACCTTCAATATTTCCACCACCGTTGCCTTTATTGCGACCGCAGCCGGGGTTCCCGTGGCAAAACATGGAAATCGTTCGGCATCGAGTAAAGTTGGCTCTGCGGACGTATTAGAAGCCTTGGGGATTAACTTAAAAGCACCTTCGGAAAAAGTCAAACAGGCATTATCAACTGTCGGAATCACCTTTTTATTTGCCCCAGGTTGGCATCCCGCCCTCAAAGCCGTGGCCCAACTACGTCAAACTCTGAAAGTCCGAACCGTATTTAATTTATTAGGGCCATTGGTGAATCCCCTATATCCAACCGGACAAATTATTGGGGTTTTTGATCCTAAAATGCTCCCAATTATTGCCCAAGCCTTAAACCAATTAGGTACGGAGGTTGCGATTGTTTTACATGGACGAGAAAGACTTGATGAAGCGGGATTAGGAGATATTACCGACTTAGCAATTTTATCCCAAGGAGAGGTTAAAGCAGCCACTCTCAACCCCCAGGAATTGGGGTTAACTTTCGCTCCCCTAACAGCCCTGAAAGGGGGAGAAGTGCAGGAAAATTCGGAGATTCTAAGAAATTTATTGCAGGGAAAAGGTACACAGGCCCAAAAAGATGTGGTAGCCCTGAATGGGTCTTTAGCCTTACAGGTTGCGGGTGTTGTACCTATGGGCGACCATCAGCACGGAATTCGTTTAGCCCAAGAGATTTTACACAGTGGTGCGGCTTGGTCAAAACTGGAAGAATTGGTCAAATTTCTTCAGGATTAA